The following is a genomic window from Nitrososphaerota archaeon.
TCCCAACCGGGAGCCCGAACACGAACCCAGCGGGGACCGTGATGGCAGGATAGCCAGCGAGAGCCGTGGGCTGTGATGAGCCTCCCAATCCGTGGTCTCCGTTGACATGGTCGATTACCCACGCGGGAGATGTCGTGGGGGCCACCAAGGCGTCTAACTGGTGCTTCTCCATAACGTCGTCTATTCCCCTTTCCCTGGAGCGGCGGCGGTTCTTCTTCAGCGCCCGGAGGTATTTCCCGTCCTTCAGGCCCTTGGTCTCCTGCGCCTTCAAGAACAGGTCCTGGCCGAAGTACTTTAGCTCCTCCTCCCCGTGGTCTTTGTTGAACCCTATCACGTCATTCAGCGACCTGACCTTTGATTTCTCCAGCCCTGCGAGGTAGCCGTCTAGGTCCGTCTTGAACTCATAGAGGAGCACGGTCATCTCGTCCTCTGACGACGACATCTCTTTCGCAGTCGGGATGTCAGCAGGGTCGATTATCTTCGCTCCCAGCTTCCGCATCTGCCCTATTGCGGCTTCTACGATCTCATCAGTCCTCTCACTGTAGCCGTAGTACCCTTGGCGTGGCACTCCGATGCGGGCACCTCTGAGCCCATCGCGGTCGAGGAATTTCGTGTAGTCTCTGTGTAACCTGCCCGCACTCGTACGCGTCTCGGGGTCGTCTCTGTCGACGCCCGTCATGGCTCCGAGCATGGTCGCGGCGTCTGCCACCGTCCGCGCCATGGGGCCGACAGTGTCCTGGCTGTGGGCTATGGGGACCACTCCGGCTCTGGAGATGAGGCCCAGCGTAGGCTTGATACCGACTATCCCGTTGACGGAGGACGGGCACAATATCGAACCGTCGGTCTCGGTCCCGACGGCGCAGGCCGCGAGGTTCGCAGCCACGGCCACAGCCGAGCCGGAGCTAGAGCCACACGGGGACCTGTCGAGGGCGTAGGGGTTGAGCACCTGGCCTCCTCTCCCGCTCCAGCCGCTGGAGGAACCGCTCGACCTGAAGTTCGCCCATTCGCTCAGGTTGGACTTCGCGAGGATGACCGCCCCGGCCTTCCTCAGCCTCCGAGCTGCGAACGCCTCCTTCTTCGGGCGGGATCCCACCAGAGCCAGGGACCCGGCGGTCGTCTCCATCTTGTCAGCGGTCGTAATATTGTCCTTGAGCACTACGGGTATCCCATGCAGCACCCCGCGGGGGCCCTTCCTTTCCCTCTCGTCATCCAGGCTGCGGGCGATTTCCAATGCGTCGGGGTTCACCTGGATGATCGAGTGCAGGCCGGGGCCGTGCGCGTCCAACGCCTCTATCCGCCGAAGATACCAGCCGACGAGCTGTTCGGAGGTGATTCGACCGCGGTCCATGGCGGCCTGGAGCTCAGAGATTGTCGCCTCCTCAAAGGACTTCGGCAATTGCCCGTCGAAGCCGAACTGCATCTGTAAAACCATTTGGTATCCGGCCTGGTCCCACTTGGTCGGATTCCGGGCCTCTACGGGATGATGAGCGCGAAGTGGGTCAACAGGGTGTCTGTGACAAGTCCGGTGTACGAAGGCTACTGGCAGACCAGATGGTGGACAAACAGCGCGGCGATATACACCGAAGCTTTCGTCGTCCTTCCCTCGACCTCATCTGCAAGCATATCCCAGGCGGAGGTTCAACCATTGTCGCCGGGTACGCGTTCGCTGGTGACAGGGGGTATCCAAGGCGGAGGTCAACTTCGACAACTGAATGACATGGGAAGAGGCGGAGTTGAAACCTCACATCTCCGACCTGACTCGGGCCCTCTGGGCCTACGAGTGGACCCCCGCTGGTCTGGGCGAATACTAGGTAATCGCAAGGGCCGCGGACGGGACAGGGCAGGTCCAGACATCTCGGTCGAGGGGGACCTTCCCTAACGGGGCCACAGGGTACGTCCCGAGGACCCTCCAGGTCACCGACTAAAAGGCCAAAGCACGGCATCGGGTGGCGCCGAAGCGATGGCCTGGGAGAAGGAAGGGTACACGACGGTCGAAGATGCACTCCGCAAGGTGAAACGGTGTCTCCGGGCAGAGGTGAAGACAGAGACCGTCGCGACGAAAGAGTCGTTCGGCAGGATCGCAGCGCGCGATCTCTTCTCTCCCTCTGACATGCCGCCGTTCGACATCTCCCACATGGACGGCTTCGCCGTCATTGCCTCGGACCTGAAAACGGCGACGAAAACCAGGCCGACGGTCCTGAAGATGGCGGGAGAATCGAAGCTCGGAGCAAAACCGGGGCCGTCAGCAAGGCATCGGCAGGCCATCCACGTCTTCACCGGAAGTCCCGTTCCCCCAGGGGCTGATGCAGTGATACCTCTTGAGCGGGCGGAGGTGCGGGAGGGCGTGATTTCCGTGGCCTACCCCCCAGACCGCGGGAGCTTCGTTTATGCGAAAGGGAACGATCTTCGAAAGGGGGAGAGGGTGGTGAAAAAGGGGCAGACCATCAGGGCCCAGGACGTAGGCGCCCTCCTGAGTCTCGGTCTGAAGAAGGTGCGCGTGAGGCGGAGGCTCCTGGCTTCGGTGATAGCAACAGGAAGCGAGCTGACAGACGAAGTGGAGCCGGCACAGGAGAAGGTGGTTAACAGCCACGGCCCGTACTTCCTCTCGCTTTTGCATGCCTTGGGGTGCGTCCCGGTCGACATGGGGGTTGCGAAGGACGACCCGGCCGAGATACGGGGCGCACTACGGACGGCATTGGCGAGGTCGGACTTCGTCCTCACTCTGGGTGGAACTTCGGTTGGGCGGGCGGACCTGGTGGGGGAGGCTGTCAGGTCCCTGGGCCCGGCTGTCTTCGTCCAAGGGATCAAGATGGACAGGGGTAGGGTGGCGGGCATCGCAGTCATCGAGGGGAAGCCTGTCCTGATGATGCCGGGGCCGATACAGGGGGCAATGAATGCCTTCGTCCTCCTCGGCGCCAGGGTGATCGGTTGGTTGCAGGGGGGCGGAAAGATAGGGGTTGAAGTGAGCTGTCCTCTGGAAGGCCAATGGGAGGCCAGGAAGAGGTTCTCCCACTTCAGAAAGGTGCTCTACGTCAAGCTCGTCCCTGGGGACCGGACGTCCGCCCGGCCTCTAGCTGGAGACACCGAGTCAATCAAAGTCCTGTGCGAAGCGGATGGCTACGTGGTAGTGCCAGAGGAAGTCGCCCACCTCGCAGAAGGGAGCGTCGTCCGGGTCAACCTCTTTCCCGGGTTCTCCTTCTAGGCCTCGATGGGCTCTCCCTTCGTCCAAGCCTCTCCGCCGCCGGGGAGGCTCTCTCTCTTCCAGAGGGGAAGAGTCCGCTTTATGGTGTCTATGGCGTACCTGCACGCCTCGAACGCCTCGGCCCTGTGCTCCGAGGCTACAGCCACTGCCACGCTCACCTCCCCGATGCGGAGCCTGCCATACCTGTGGACCATCACCATCTTCCTGACGGGCCATTTCATCCTCACTTCAGCCTCAATGGCTGACATCTTCTTCTCAGCCATCCCCCTGTAAACTTGGTACTCCAGCCCTCTGACCGCCTTCCCTTCGTTCCTGTCCCTGACAGTCCCGAGGAAGAGCGCCGTCCCTCCGGCCGAGGGGTCCCGCACCGCCCGCAGGATCTTCGCGACGTCGATGGGGGCTCTGGTTATCCTGACGGTCGAGGCCAACCTATCCTCCCGCCACCGGAGGGAGCACTCCGACTTCGTCCCCTTCGTTGAGCGCAGTCCCGAGTTCAGCGACGTCGAAATTGACCGAGAACTTGAGCGACCCTCTCAGAGAGCTCAGGGCAGGGTGCGCCTCCTCCAGCATCCTGGCCAGGTCTCGCACTGACGACCCGACGGGGACGGTCACGGCCTCGGACTCGGCAGACGCAAGCTCCCTGGCCGAGGCGAAGTACCGCACTTTCAACCTCGTATGTCGTCACCCTCCAATGGCGTTCATGTTCCTGGGCTTGGCCCAGCCGTCGTTTATCCAGGGCATATATCCCACCCCATCCGGCTTCTTCCAGACCGCGGCCAGAATCTTCTTCGCCAGCTCCTCGTCGCTCGCGCCGTTCCTAACCGCGCCCCTGAGGTCGTGATATTCGGTGTCGAAGAGGCACGACAGCAGCTTCCCGTCAGCCGTGAGCCTGACCCTGTCGCAGTCGTCGCAGAACGGCTCGCTCATGGGCGTAATCAATCCGAGGCTCCCCTTCCCATCCTCGAACTCCCAGAGCGCAGAAGTTTCCGCAGACCCTCGCCCCCGGTGGACCATCGGATACTTGGCCGACACCCTGTCGACTATCTCCTTTCCGCTGACCACCCTGTCGTGGCTCCAGATGCCAAGCCCGTCGAGGGGCATGAACTCTATGAACCGTATCGCAATACGCCGCTCGCGGGCATATTCGACCAGCTCAAGCATTTCGTCGTCGTTGAAGCCACGTATGGCCACCGAATTGATTTTCACCGGGTTCAGCCCCTCGCCCACGGCCTTGTCGATGCCGCGGAGGACCCTCGGGAGGGCGTCGATGCCAGATATCTTGGCGAACCTGTCTGCCCTGAGGCTGTGGAGGCTTACTGTGACCCCTCTCAGCCCGGCATCCCGAAGCTGCTTCGCCTTCTGCTCCAGGTGCCATCCGTTGGTCGTCATGTCCACGCTCCGAATGCCCTGGACTTGCACAAGCGACTTCACCAGGCGCTCTAGGTCCCTTCGAAGGAGAGGTTCCCCACCGGTGACTCGAATCTTCTCTATCCCGAGCGAGGCCAGTACCCTCGCTATCCTCTCGACCTCCTCGAAGCTCAATATCTCTTCCTGTGGGATCCATGACACCTTGTCCTTATCGGGCATGCAGAACAGGCAGGCGAAGTTGCACCGGTCCGTGACTGAAATCCTCAGTTTCTTGGCGACTCTCCCCTTCCTATCCAGCAGCTTCCTTCCACCGACTGCGGCCCCTTCCATCTGAGGCCGAACCACACCGTCTCCGTAAAAACGTTCCCGGCGAGGGAACGGCTATAACGGGCGGAGTGGAACTGACGGGACGTGCCATACCGTCAGGCCGACGTCTCGGAGAAGCCGGTGATCTACCGGGAGGCTACCGCGACCGGGAGGATTCGGCTGAAGAAAAGGACCATCAGTCTCATCAGGAAGGGAGAATTGGCGAAGGGGGACCCTGTCTCCCTTGCGGCGATGACCGCCATAACCGCGGCCAAAAAGACACCCGAAATCGTCGCCCTCTGTCACCCCCTCAGAATCGAAATGATCGAGCCGAAGGTGAAGGTCGGGGACGGGTGGGTAGAAGTGACCGTCAGGGTCGCAGCCCACGAGAAGACCGGAGTCGAAATGGAGGCGCTGACCGCGGTCTCAGTCGCGCTGCTCAACATATGGGATGTGACCAAGGCTTACGAGAAGGACTCCAGCGGCCAGTACCCAAGTACGCTCATCGAGTCCATCAAGGTCATCAGCAAAGTGAAGGGCGGAAAGTGAACCCCCCCGAGGAGCATAGGAAGGCCGGGGCGAGGAGGCTGAGGGCGAGGGTGTTCACGGTGAGCACGAGCAGGTACACGGCGATGAAGGAAGGGGGGAAGTTCACCGACGAATCGGGAGACGTCGCCGAGGAAGAACTGAAGGAAGCCGGACACGACATCGCATCACGCAGACTCATCTCTGACGACGCCAAGATGCTCCGGGGGGCGGTGAGTGAGTTCCTTTCTAGCAAAGACGACGTGCTCCTGTTCACCGGTGGGACCGGCGTTTCGAGCCGCGACATAACGATAGAGACGGTAAGGCCATTCTTCGAGAAGGAGCTTGATGGCTTCGGAGAGCAGTTCAGACGGGTCAGCTTCGACGAGGTGGGAGCCGCGGCTATGATGACCAGAGCTACCCTGGGGGTGGCGAAGGGGAAGCTCATCCTCTGCCTGCCAGGGTCGCCCAGCGCAGTAAGGACAGCTCTGAGGGAGGTCGCAGGGGAGCTGCCCCACGCCGTGCACATAGCCCGCAGTTAGTGTCCGGCGGTACTCGGGCACGGCAGAAGAGCGTCCGGACCCGTAAATCCGTCCCTAGAAGACGGGGAAGTCAGGGTCCACGGTGTCTGCCCAGGCCCGGACCCCTCCACGAAGGTTCCTGGCCGTGTACCCCTTCGACGCGAGGAAGTCGACGGCGACGGCGCTCCGGGTCCCCACCAGACAGTATGCTATGATGGGGTCGTTGACATTCAGCTCTCCGAGCCTCTTCTCGAGCTCTCCTAGAGGGATGTGCTTCGACCCCTCGAGCTCACCGAAGCTGTTTTCGAACGGCTCCCTGACGTCGAGGAGCTGGATCTTCTTTCCTTCATCCAGCATGCGCTTGAGCTCCACGGGCGTGATCTCGCTGGGCGATGGCTCCCTCCTGAGGCCGCAGAACGCATCATAGTCGACCAGGGCTCTTATCGAAGGCTCTGGCCCGCACACAGGACACGCTTTGTTCTTCTTGAAGCGAAGCTCGTTGAATGTCATCCCTGCGGCGTCGAAGAGGACAAGCCTCCCCACCAGAGGATTGCCCCTCCCCAGCAGGAGGTTGGTCGCCTGCGCCGCCTGGATGCTCCCCATTATTCCGGGGAGGACCCCGAGTACCCCTGCCACCGAGCAGTCCTGGACCGTCTCGGGAGGAGGGGGTTCTGGGAACAGGCACCTGTAGCATGGGCCCTTCGACGCGTAGAACACCGAGGCTTGACCGTCGAACCTGAACACACTGGCATAGACGTCCGGCTTGCCTGACAGGACGCACGCGTCATTGATCAGGTAGCGGGCCGGGAAGTTATCGGTGCAGTCCAAGATGACGTCGTAGGCCGAGACCATCTCGAGGGCGTTCCCCGAGTCGAGCCTCACCCTGTGCGGCACAGGGTTCACATGCGGGTTGACTTCACGGAGCCTCTGGGCCGCGACGTCGGCCTTGCTTCGTCCGACGTCTGCTTCTGTGTAGATGACCTGTCTATGGAGGTTGCTCTTGGCTATGATGTCGTCGTCGACGATTCCCACCTTCCCTACGCCAGCTGCCGCGAGATAGACTGACGCCGGGACCCCCAGGCCTCCAGCTCCGACCACCAGGACGCTGGATCTTTTGAGCTTCCTCTGCCCCTCAGGGCCTATCTCAGGCATGGCCAGTTGCCTGCTGTATCTCTCTATCTCGTCTCTGGAAAGTTCGGCCGCGTCGGCCTGTCCGGGCATGGTCGTGGAAGGAACGCCCTCGGCGCGTTAAAAGATTTGGAGCGCTTCACGCTCCCCATAAATAGCCAGGGGTGCTCCTGACCTCGCTTGATCCACGTCAAGCTGACGGCACAGTTGAGGGACTGGACCAACGGAGTCTCCAGCCTGGAGATGGACAAGGTCCCGGACCTCCAGTCGATGGTGAGGAGCCTGGACGCCAGATTTCCGGGCCTCGGGCAGAGAATCGTCGACGATCAGGAGAAAATCAGGATCCACGTGAACATATTCGTGAACTCAGAAAACTCGAAGGACCTGCAGAGGGAGAAGACGAAACTTCGCGACGGGGACACGGTGCATATTTTACCATCTGTAGCGGGAGGATAGGGGGGAGATAGATGGCAAAGGACGACGGAAAACAGATCTTGATGGTAGGGACCCGCAAGGGCGCATTCGTCTTCACATCTGATGGCGGGCGGAGAAGCTGGAAGTTGTCAGGCCCCGAACTGAAGGGGAACGAGACCTACCACATGGCCTACGACAGGCGCAGTAAGACCATGCTTGCGTCCGTCAGCAGCAGCCACTGGGGTCCCACCGTCGCAAAGAGCAAAGACCTGGGCAAGTCCTGGAAGGTCTCCAGGACGCCGCCGAAGTTTCCGAAGGGCTCGGGCCTGTCCGTCGCGAGGATCTGGCAGATCAAGCCAGGGATAGATGACGACGAAGGAGTGGTCTACGCAGGGGTGGAGCCTGCATGCCTTTTCAGGTCGGACGACGGCGGGGAGAAGTGGACGGTCAACGAAGCCATGCTGAACCACAAGACCAGGAAGAAGTGGGAGCCAGGAGGGGGAGGGCTCTGCCTCCACACCGTGGTCCTGAGCGAGCGGCGCCCGAAGAGAATCCTGACCGCGATTTCCGCCGTAGGCGTCATGCGGTCGGACGACAGTGGAGAGACGTGGAGTTTCAAAAACAAGCACCTGCTGGCAGACTTTCAGCCGGAGAAGTACCCCGAGTTCGGCACGTGCGTACACAAGCTGGCCATCAACCAGTCCAAGCCTGACACGATTTTCCAGCAGAATCACACCGGGGTCTACAGGAGCGACGACGCAGGAGATGATTGGAAAGACGTCAGGAGCAACCTTCCGTCCCGCTTCGGGTTTCCTGCCGCCGTGGATGCGAACGAGCCGGAACGGTTCTACCTCGCGCCGCTCGAAGGCGATTTCTCCAGGATACCTCTGGGGGGCCACTTCGCGGTGTGGGCGACGGACAACGGAGGGAAGGAGTGGAGCAAGCTGGACTCGGGCATCCCCAAAATGTCATACTTCACCGTGCTGAGGGACGCGATGGTGACAGACCAGGGAGAACCCTGCGGCCTCTATTTCGGCTCCACGACGGGCCAGCTGTTCGCCAGCAGGGACCAGGGTAACAAGTGGGAGAGGATTGCGGACGGTCTCCCCCCAATACTGTCGGTTTCAATATCTCCCACATGATGTTTCTGGAGACACCAGAGGAAGACGCAAGATGAACGGGCGCAAGGTCTGCCTTTCGATGTTAGGGATAATGGCCCTGCTCGTGGGGGCAGTCTTCTCCCTACAGGGAGCGGGTACATCCCAGGGAGCTACACGTCCGGAGACCCTACTTACATCTATGTGGGATGCGGTAATCGCGGCGATAGGATTGCTGATCATCCTCGGCGGCAACTGGCCCAAGGCAGGACGACAAGTTTCCGCACCAGCGCCGCCTCGATAGGCGTCCGTCGTGGGTTGGCCCCTCCCTAAGACGGTCACCTTGCCAGGATGTCGTACCCGCACTGCAGAGACTGCCCGGGGGCAAGCACCGTCAACCCTATGCCGTTGTTGTAAGCGTCCGGGAGCCCGGTGTATGGCTCGATGGCTACCGACTCTCCCTCGGCATATTTTCCGTCGTACACGACGAAGTAGGGCATCCCTCTCCGGACGAGCGTCAGTTCTCCTCCTTCCCTCTCGAGCCTGATCTCCCCGTCAGTCCTGAAGCAGTCGTCAAGGGCCGTTTCCCGACATACTCCTTCGAACGAGAACCTGTCCGTCCTCCCTGTGGGGAAGAAGCCATCATTCAGCTCATACTTCACCACATCAGACCCCGGCTTGATTTTCCAGTCCCTGGCCCTGAAGTACGGATGGAATCCAACTGTCACAGGGGCGTCGCCTCTCCCCGAATTCTCAAACACGCAGTCTGTCGAGAAACTTCTCTCGCCCATGGCGTAGGTTATTGTCGCTTCGAGCTTCCCCGGATACCCCTCCCCCTCTAAGGCCGCCTTCAGCACCACCGAGCTCCTTCTCGCTTCGACGGCGTCCCAGAGGACGTCCTTGGCGAACCCATGTATCGCGTTGCCATCCTTTCCGGTGGGGAGCTGGAAATCCTCCCCTTCAAAGCCGAAACGCCCCCCCTTGACCCTGCCGGCAAAGGGAGCCAGCACGGCAATCCCGCCATGCGTCTGGGACCCGTCCCTGTTTGGCTTGACCACTTCGCTGCCTCCCAGAAACATGGCGGCGACATAGGCGCCGAACGTGTCGATGTAGGCCCTCGATGTCCCGACCTCCATGACAAGCCTGCCCATAGTAGCTTCCTGGATCCCGAGGTTTATGCGTCTTTCAGGGCCTTTTCCTGACCTCGACATCTTTTTATCCCAAAGGAGGTCCGAACCTCACGCTTGCTCAGGCATATGTCCCACGAGTTAGGGCGTGACCTTAGCGCGAAGTCAAGACAGTTCTTCGAGCTGGTCCTCCCGCCCGCCGACGTGTACGAGGACGGGTCAGACCTAGTCATAGTCGTCGACATGCCAGGTTTCCAGAAGGACGACATCAAGACGAGGCTCAACGAGTCCGCTTTCACTGTAACAGCAAAGAGGGTGACAGTGGAAAGAGACGGTGTCTCCTACATGGAACAGAGGCCCCTCAAGCTCAGCAAGAGGATTCCTCTCCCAGTCAAGGTGGAGTTGGGGGACGACGAAGTGAAGGGGAAGTACGAAGAAGGGGTCCTGACCGTCCGACTCCCCGTGAAGGGGGTCGGCAGGGTCGTAATCGAATAGCGCTATCCTCGCGCGGTCAGCGCTGCTACACCAAGCAGCACGAGAGACGCCACGAACCCCTCCTTCCCGAGCGCCCTCTGAAAGAAGAACGCCGACGCTACCAGTCCGCTCACCCCGAACCCTGCTAGAGCGCCAGAAGCGAACGGCCTTCCACCTCCCCGGGCGGGGGCCTCTGCCTTCGACCTGTACTCCTCAAGCACTCCTTTGAGGAGAGGAGCTACTTCTATGGTCGCCTCGAGCCCTGACCTGATCTTCTTGAGCTCGTCCGAAAGGTCCCGCTTGTACGCTTCATTCACCAGCCCCTCGTCCTCGAGGAGCCCCCCAAGCATGCGGACGAACCCGAAGTCTGGGTCCAGAGCCGTGCAAACTCCTTCCAGGATCGACGACATGCGCATATAGAGGACCAGGTTCCTCGGAAGCCTGAAGGGGAACTGGTAGATCGTCCTGTTGGCTATCTCCATCAGGGCCCTCACCTCGGTCTCCTCAACCCTCTTTCCGTGCATGTCAGCGATCGCCAGCTCGATGCCACGCCTCACTACCGTCCTGTTGGCGGCAGGGTCGAGGATCCCAAGCTGCAGCATCATGTCCACGACCTTGTCTGGATCCCCAGTGACCAGGGCGAGGTAGAACCTGATCAGGTTGGTTCGCGTGTCTTCGTCCAGAGTCCCCGCCATGCCATAGTCGTAGAGCACCAGCTTCCCCTCTCCCGTCACCGATATGTTCCCTGGATGTGGGTCGGCGTGGAATATCTCGTCGGTTAGCAGCATCGACAGGAACACCTGGGCCACTTTCCTCGCGAGCCTCTTCCTGTCGAGCCCCGCCGCGTCTAGGGCTTTCAGGTCCCCGATCTGGATCCCGCCGACCCTCTCCATCACCAATGCCTTCTCAGACGACGCATCTCTGTACACGTCCGGGACGATCACGCCTTTGTCCTCGCGAAGGTTCCTCTTTATCGCAAGGAGGTGTTCAGCTTCTTTCCTGTAGTTCATCTCCTCGACCACGGTCAGGGAGAACTGATCGACAATCGACTCGGCACTAACCCTCAGCCCCTTGTCGACGAGCCTCGCCACAAGGGGGACAAGCTTCTTGAGGACCTTGACGTCGACAGACACCACTTCTCGGATCCCCGGCCTGTTGACTTTGACCACCACGTCCTTCCCCTTGTAGCGTGCCCCGTATACCTGTCCGAGGCTTGCCCCCGAGATGGCTAACTCGTCGAAGGAGTCGAAGACGCTGTCTATGGGCCCCAGATCCGCCTCGATGATCGGCCTGACCTCCTCGAAGGGGGCCGGGGGAACCTCGTCCTGAAGCCTGGCGAACTCCTCCACGTAAGGCTCCGGAAGCACGTCGGGCCTGACGGAAAGGAGCTGTCCGAGCTTGACGAAAGCGGGCCCGAGCTCTATGAACGTCTCCACAGCCTTCCGTCCATGGGCCCTGTACTTCTCAGGGTGCAAGATCTTCCCTTCCGCCCTGAGTATCTCTTTCCTGTCGCTCCGGTATCTGAGCCCGACGAGGAAGAGCTTGGAGACGACCCCTATGAACCGCCGGTCTTCCTTCCCCAGGAGAGCCAATCTCTGCCGCCTCTGTGTCAGTCCGGGGCGGGCCTATTGAATGATGCGCGGTCCGGTCTCAGAGCCGAGTCCGCCCGGTTTCACAGCCGGGAGAGACACTTCGCTTACGCCTTGTTCTTGGATCCCACTTCAACGAGTTGGAACTGAGCCTGGTACCGCTTCCCGTTTATCTCAACCTTCTGGGTAGCCCAGTATCCCACGGATCCGGTCGAGAATTTCTTTTCAGGGAGGCCGATGTCGGCAACCTTCTGCGACCCTTCGTACAGCTCGATTCGAGGCATGCCTCGGGCGAGAGGCCGACCTTAGTTAAAGTCTGTCCACGACCTGATGGAACAGCCTTCCACATACGAAGTCGAGGTCTTCCTGCGGCAGCCTGCCACCGTCTGACTGTGGGAGGCAGGACGATCAGACCCCTCAGGGCTTGAACCCCGAGCCGCCTTTGAGGGTGGTCGTGTCATCGAGCCTTTCGACCCAAGCCACCAGGCCCTCGACCCGGATTACCCTGACCTTGGTTCCAGGCATCAATCTGTCTTCGCTCATGCATGTCCACTGCTCTGACCGCACCCGTGCTACGCCCCTCCTCCCCTCGCCGACCTCTCTGACGACCTCCCCCACCTCACCCACGATGTCCCACTTGGCCGTCGCTGGATGTATCTCTTCGCCTAGTTTAACGGCGAACACGGCCACCCCACCCACTAGGCACACCGACCCAAGCACTTGGAGCCCCGTCGACCTGACGTCCAATCCATAAACGAACAGCGACGCGCCCAGCACAAGGAGCACCACCACAGAGGCGATGCCGCCTATCCCCCATCTCCTGGAGTCGAACGCCGTGACAGGCCTCTCGCTCAATGGCTCTCCACGCGCCTCCCACCTGATATGAGCTCTCCGGTGCGGGACTCCGTTTGCGCGGGAGCCAACGGTTTAACATCCCCTCTGCACCCCCCGAGGATTCGCTTTGGCTTCATCCAGAGACCCGAAATTCTCCGTCAGCTACATGGACCGAAAGGCAGACCCGCGAAAGGACTTCTACCGATATGCAGCCGGACGGTGGATCAAGACTCACCCGCTCCCCCCGGACAAGTCTAGGTACGGGACCTTCAACGAGGTGGACGAGACGAACCTCCTCCGATTGAAGAGGATAGCGAAGAGGTGCTCCCAGCTCAGCAGGACGAGCCGAGCAGATTCGGTCTCAGCCCTGGTCGGAGACTTCTACAGGTCGGCCATGGACACCAGGAGAATCGAGGCCCTCAAGTTCCGCCCCATTGAAAAGATGTGGGAGCTCGCAGAAGGGATAGGGTCGGCCCACGACGCCGTCAGGGTTGTGTCCCAGCTTCACCGGATGTTCATCGAGCCCTTATTCGGAACCTATTCGGGGCCCGACGAGAAGGACAGTGGGGTCTATGCCTTCTATCTGCAGCAAGGGGGACTCTCCCTACCCGACAGGGACTACTACCTGTCTGGGACGTTCGGGAAACTCCGCCGTCAGTACCTGGAGCACATCGCCCGGATGTTCGTCCTGAAGGGGCTTACCCGGAGCCGAGCCAAAGACTGGGCCAAGAGGGTACTGCG
Proteins encoded in this region:
- a CDS encoding MoaD family protein, with product MIHVKLTAQLRDWTNGVSSLEMDKVPDLQSMVRSLDARFPGLGQRIVDDQEKIRIHVNIFVNSENSKDLQREKTKLRDGDTVHILPSVAGG
- a CDS encoding exo-alpha-sialidase, translated to MAKDDGKQILMVGTRKGAFVFTSDGGRRSWKLSGPELKGNETYHMAYDRRSKTMLASVSSSHWGPTVAKSKDLGKSWKVSRTPPKFPKGSGLSVARIWQIKPGIDDDEGVVYAGVEPACLFRSDDGGEKWTVNEAMLNHKTRKKWEPGGGGLCLHTVVLSERRPKRILTAISAVGVMRSDDSGETWSFKNKHLLADFQPEKYPEFGTCVHKLAINQSKPDTIFQQNHTGVYRSDDAGDDWKDVRSNLPSRFGFPAAVDANEPERFYLAPLEGDFSRIPLGGHFAVWATDNGGKEWSKLDSGIPKMSYFTVLRDAMVTDQGEPCGLYFGSTTGQLFASRDQGNKWERIADGLPPILSVSISPT
- a CDS encoding aldose 1-epimerase translates to MGRLVMEVGTSRAYIDTFGAYVAAMFLGGSEVVKPNRDGSQTHGGIAVLAPFAGRVKGGRFGFEGEDFQLPTGKDGNAIHGFAKDVLWDAVEARRSSVVLKAALEGEGYPGKLEATITYAMGERSFSTDCVFENSGRGDAPVTVGFHPYFRARDWKIKPGSDVVKYELNDGFFPTGRTDRFSFEGVCRETALDDCFRTDGEIRLEREGGELTLVRRGMPYFVVYDGKYAEGESVAIEPYTGLPDAYNNGIGLTVLAPGQSLQCGYDILAR
- a CDS encoding Hsp20/alpha crystallin family protein, which translates into the protein MSHELGRDLSAKSRQFFELVLPPADVYEDGSDLVIVVDMPGFQKDDIKTRLNESAFTVTAKRVTVERDGVSYMEQRPLKLSKRIPLPVKVELGDDEVKGKYEEGVLTVRLPVKGVGRVVIE
- a CDS encoding AarF/ABC1/UbiB kinase family protein — encoded protein: MALLGKEDRRFIGVVSKLFLVGLRYRSDRKEILRAEGKILHPEKYRAHGRKAVETFIELGPAFVKLGQLLSVRPDVLPEPYVEEFARLQDEVPPAPFEEVRPIIEADLGPIDSVFDSFDELAISGASLGQVYGARYKGKDVVVKVNRPGIREVVSVDVKVLKKLVPLVARLVDKGLRVSAESIVDQFSLTVVEEMNYRKEAEHLLAIKRNLREDKGVIVPDVYRDASSEKALVMERVGGIQIGDLKALDAAGLDRKRLARKVAQVFLSMLLTDEIFHADPHPGNISVTGEGKLVLYDYGMAGTLDEDTRTNLIRFYLALVTGDPDKVVDMMLQLGILDPAANRTVVRRGIELAIADMHGKRVEETEVRALMEIANRTIYQFPFRLPRNLVLYMRMSSILEGVCTALDPDFGFVRMLGGLLEDEGLVNEAYKRDLSDELKKIRSGLEATIEVAPLLKGVLEEYRSKAEAPARGGGRPFASGALAGFGVSGLVASAFFFQRALGKEGFVASLVLLGVAALTARG